GGGCCGACAGCAGGCCGCCGACCAAGCGGATATTGGTCTCGAAGACCTGGGCGTTTCCATCGACGTCGAAATCCAGGCTGGTCTTGACCCAGTCGACCCCGGCCTGGAACTCGGCGTCCAGCCCCATGATCCATAAGGTGTCCAGCGCCTCGACCAGGGACAGGCCCAGGTCGTGACCCTCGACGAAGAACGACGACGAGGTTCCGCTGACCGGGTTGATCTCGTCCTTGCCCCAGGCCTTGGCGACATAGCCGCGCCAGGCCCACTGGAACTCGGACCGGACATCGGCGGCCAGGGTCTTCCAGTCTTCGGGCTTGGCCTGCGCGGCGAAGGCCGGAGCGGCGGCGGCCGAGGCGACCAGGGCCAGGGCGTGGCGACGGGAGGGGCGAAGCAGGGTCATGCGACGAGCTTAGGCGCTCGCCTCAAACCCTGTCATCCGATCACCGCCGGCCAAGCCCCGGATTGGTGTCGTTCAGGCGGATGCGCAGGGCGTTCTGGACCAGGGCGGTGGCGACGTACTGGCCCACCATGATCGGAAACTCGATCAGTTGCGCCTCGTCCCAGGTCGCGGCCAGCGCCGCCCAGGTCTCGTCGCTGATCGCCTGCCGGGACAGCAGTTCCTCGACGCCGCTCAGGACCGCCGCCTCGTGCTCGCTCCAGCCCGGCGCGGCCGAGCCCTGGGTCACGCGCTCGACCTCGTCCGTGGTCATGCCGTAGCGCTTGGCGATCACCACGTGTTCGCCCCACTCGTAGGGCGCGCGCAACAGCCAGGCGATGCGCAGCACGGCCAGCTCGCGGTCGCGCGGCGACAGCCGACCGGTGAACAGGGTCGTGCCCATCTCCATCTGGCGTCGGAAGACCTCCGGATGCTTGGCGACGGTGCGGAAATAGGCGTCGATCTCCACAGGCTGGTAGGCGCTGATCGAGGCCAGGATATCGGTGATCAGCGCTTGCAGGTCTTCGCCCACTTCGTCGTTCGCCAGCGGCTCGATCCGCTGCGGCCGGCCGTTGATCTCGGCTTGGCGGGCGGCCAGCGCCGCCGCGTCCCAGCCGCCACGCGCGTCGATAAGCGACCCGTCCATCCGCTTCCCCTTGGTTGTTTCCGTGACCATAGCCGCCCGTCAGTCCGCCGCCACCTCACCGGACGAACATCGCGCCGAGGCGATGTTCGCGCCCTCGAACCGGTCGCCTGGCAACGGTTTGCGCTGCGTCGCAGCAAAGCCTTGGCGAGTGTGGGGTTGCTCGTGCTAGAAAAGCGGGCATGAACTCGGGCCGGGCGAGCAACGCCCTGCCCCGCCTCGAACAAGGCCCACCAGCAAGGCTTGTCTGAATGACGGATATCAAGACGGTCGGCGTGATCGGCGCCGGCCAGATGGGGTCGGGGATCGCGCATGTCGTCGCCCTGGGCGGCTATGACGTGCGTCTGCACGACGTCTCGCGCGAGCGCATCGACGCCGGCCTGGCCCTGATCGAGAAGAACCTGGCCCGTCAGGTGGGCCGCGGCCTCATCGACGAGGCCGCCATGAGCGCGGCCCTGGCGCGGATCAGCCCCGCCGAGGACCTGGCCCTGATCGGCGCCACCGACATCGCCATCGAGGCCGCGACCGAGAACGAGGAGATCAAGAAGGCGATCTTCCGCAGCCTGCAGCCGCACCTGGGCGCGAACACCCTGCTGGCCTCGAACACCTCGTCGATCTCGATCACCCGGCTGGCCAGCGCCACCGACCGCCCCGAGCGGTTCATCGGCCTGCACTTCATGAATCCCGTCCCGCTGATGAAGCTGGTCGAAATCATTCGCGGCATCGCCACCGACGTGCCGACCTACGAACGCGCCGTGGCCTTCGCCAAGTCGCTGGGCAAGATCACGTCCAACGCCGAAGACTTCCCCGCCTTCA
The window above is part of the Caulobacter soli genome. Proteins encoded here:
- a CDS encoding carboxymuconolactone decarboxylase family protein, which codes for MDGSLIDARGGWDAAALAARQAEINGRPQRIEPLANDEVGEDLQALITDILASISAYQPVEIDAYFRTVAKHPEVFRRQMEMGTTLFTGRLSPRDRELAVLRIAWLLRAPYEWGEHVVIAKRYGMTTDEVERVTQGSAAPGWSEHEAAVLSGVEELLSRQAISDETWAALAATWDEAQLIEFPIMVGQYVATALVQNALRIRLNDTNPGLGRR
- a CDS encoding 3-hydroxybutyryl-CoA dehydrogenase — protein: MTDIKTVGVIGAGQMGSGIAHVVALGGYDVRLHDVSRERIDAGLALIEKNLARQVGRGLIDEAAMSAALARISPAEDLALIGATDIAIEAATENEEIKKAIFRSLQPHLGANTLLASNTSSISITRLASATDRPERFIGLHFMNPVPLMKLVEIIRGIATDVPTYERAVAFAKSLGKITSNAEDFPAFIVNRVLVPMINEAIYTLYEGVGTVDAIDTAMKLGANHPMGPLELGDFIGLDTVLSIMNVLHEGLADSKYRPCPLLVKYVEAGWLGKKAGRGFYDYRGDVPVPTR